A genomic stretch from Desulfolutivibrio sulfodismutans DSM 3696 includes:
- a CDS encoding flagellin N-terminal helical domain-containing protein: MSLVINHNLMAMNAARNLSDAYSQLSVSTRRLSSGLRIGTAADDAAGLAIRELMRADIATLNQGVRNANDAISLIQTADGALGVIDEKLIRMKELAEQAATGTYNSDQRLIIDSEYQAMASEITRIALATDFNGIYLLNGNLSASSHDGEGLTPVGKLKVHFGTGNSSAEDYYYIQIGSATASSFGLGLGATTPNSISTQQAAQLSLDMINQAIISKDKIRANLGALQNRLENTISNLQIQAENLQAAESRISDVDVAAEMTEFVREQILTQAAVAMLAQANSLPKLAMQLIGG; this comes from the coding sequence ATGTCCCTGGTCATCAATCACAACCTCATGGCGATGAACGCCGCCCGGAATTTGTCCGACGCCTATTCCCAGCTTTCGGTCTCCACCAGGCGTCTGTCCTCGGGTCTGCGTATCGGCACGGCGGCGGATGACGCGGCTGGTCTGGCCATTCGCGAACTCATGCGGGCGGATATCGCCACCCTCAACCAAGGTGTGCGCAACGCCAACGACGCCATTTCCCTCATTCAGACCGCCGACGGCGCCCTGGGCGTCATCGACGAGAAGCTGATCCGCATGAAGGAACTGGCGGAACAGGCGGCCACGGGTACCTACAACTCCGACCAGCGCCTGATCATCGATTCCGAATATCAGGCCATGGCCTCGGAAATTACCCGAATCGCCCTGGCGACGGACTTCAACGGCATCTACCTGCTCAACGGCAATCTTTCCGCATCCTCGCACGATGGGGAAGGCCTGACCCCCGTGGGCAAGCTCAAGGTCCATTTCGGAACCGGAAACTCCAGCGCCGAGGATTACTATTACATCCAGATCGGCTCGGCCACAGCCTCGTCTTTCGGCCTTGGGCTTGGCGCGACGACGCCCAACAGCATCTCCACCCAGCAGGCGGCCCAGCTCAGTCTGGACATGATCAACCAGGCCATCATCTCCAAGGACAAGATCCGGGCCAACCTGGGCGCCTTGCAGAACCGCCTGGAGAACACCATCTCCAATCTGCAGATCCAGGCCGAGAACCTCCAGGCCGCCGAGTCGCGTATTTCCGACGTGGATGTGGCCGCGGAGATGACCGAGTTCGTGCGGGAGCAGATTCTCACCCAGGCCGCCGTGGCCATGTTGGCTCAGGCCAACTCGCTGCCCAAGCTGGCCATGCAGCTTATCGGCGGGTAA
- the rnc gene encoding ribonuclease III, whose protein sequence is MKDALRKLQTDIGHDFSDHAILETALTHSSHANESANPSEHNERLEFLGDAVLELCVSEELFSRFPQAPEGALTLLRSKLVSEPALAELARKCDLDRCIRLGKGEESQGGRQRDSLLSDALEAIFAAVFLDGGFEAARRSIRKIFSGMWPESLVEPKSKDYKSRLQELTQKRYKARPVYSLADSRGPEHEKLFEVRLILPDGHEVTASGSSVKKAEQMAAKKALGDIRDTLDP, encoded by the coding sequence ATGAAGGACGCTTTGAGGAAACTCCAGACAGACATCGGCCACGACTTTTCAGACCACGCGATTCTGGAAACGGCCCTGACCCACAGCTCCCACGCCAACGAATCCGCCAACCCCTCCGAGCACAACGAACGCCTGGAATTTCTGGGTGACGCCGTTTTGGAGCTGTGCGTCTCCGAGGAGCTCTTTTCCCGGTTTCCCCAGGCCCCGGAAGGCGCCCTGACCCTTTTGCGCTCAAAGCTGGTCAGCGAACCGGCCCTGGCGGAGCTGGCCCGAAAATGCGACCTGGACCGATGCATCCGGCTTGGCAAGGGAGAGGAAAGCCAGGGTGGACGGCAACGGGACTCGCTTTTGAGCGACGCCCTGGAGGCGATTTTTGCGGCGGTGTTTCTGGATGGCGGGTTCGAGGCCGCGCGGCGCTCGATCCGCAAGATCTTCTCCGGCATGTGGCCCGAGTCCCTGGTGGAGCCCAAGTCCAAGGACTATAAAAGCCGTCTCCAGGAACTGACCCAGAAACGCTACAAGGCCCGGCCCGTCTATTCCCTGGCCGACAGCCGGGGACCGGAGCATGAGAAGCTGTTTGAGGTGCGGCTCATCCTGCCGGATGGCCACGAGGTCACGGCGTCGGGATCGAGCGTCAAAAAAGCCGAGCAGATGGCCGCCAAAAAAGCCCTGGGCGACATCCGGGACACCCTCGACCCGTGA
- a CDS encoding phosphotransacetylase family protein, which yields MVGIYVGSTAGYSGKNMVVMGLGLRLQKEGLKVGYIKPVGAMPKEIDGRMWDEDAYFVQKILGATEPPELLTPVLVTHDFRINAFSSESEPPDFIDTIKNAYETISRDRDVTIVAGSGGMYSGKYCNTDGIRVVKELGLRAVVIDRYSKELNYDYLLILRETLGDNLLGVIINDIPPNFMDETHTLIAPFLERRGIKVLGVIPKDPLMGAIKVADLAERLGGKVIASHHKADRIVESFLIGTMQVENFMTHFRKHKNSAIIVGGDRSDVQLVALEGDSPCLVLTGNLYPNDIILTRSEVLEIPIIVVREDTYSVAKKMEALLMRHKLRDEIKIRQGAQLVSANIDFEYLKRDLGLS from the coding sequence ATGGTCGGCATCTACGTGGGGTCCACCGCCGGATATTCCGGGAAAAACATGGTGGTCATGGGCCTTGGGCTCAGGTTGCAGAAAGAGGGGCTCAAGGTCGGCTACATCAAGCCCGTGGGGGCCATGCCCAAGGAGATCGACGGCCGGATGTGGGATGAGGACGCCTATTTCGTACAAAAAATTCTCGGGGCCACCGAGCCTCCCGAACTGCTCACCCCGGTCCTGGTGACCCACGATTTTCGCATCAACGCGTTTAGTTCGGAATCGGAGCCGCCCGATTTCATCGACACCATCAAAAACGCCTATGAGACGATCAGCCGGGATCGGGACGTGACCATCGTGGCCGGTTCGGGCGGCATGTATTCCGGAAAATATTGCAATACCGACGGCATCCGGGTGGTGAAGGAGCTTGGGCTGCGGGCGGTGGTCATCGACCGCTATTCCAAGGAGCTCAACTACGACTATCTTTTGATCCTGCGCGAGACCCTGGGCGACAATCTGCTGGGCGTCATCATCAACGACATCCCGCCCAACTTCATGGACGAGACCCATACGCTCATCGCGCCCTTCCTGGAACGGCGGGGCATCAAGGTGCTGGGGGTCATCCCCAAGGATCCGCTCATGGGGGCCATCAAGGTCGCCGATCTGGCCGAGCGCCTGGGCGGAAAGGTCATCGCCTCCCACCACAAGGCCGACCGCATCGTGGAGAGTTTTCTCATCGGCACCATGCAGGTGGAAAACTTCATGACCCATTTCCGCAAGCACAAAAATTCCGCCATCATCGTCGGCGGCGACCGTTCCGACGTCCAGCTTGTGGCCCTTGAGGGCGACAGCCCCTGTCTGGTGCTCACGGGCAACCTCTATCCCAACGACATCATCTTGACCCGTTCCGAGGTGCTGGAGATTCCCATCATCGTGGTGCGCGAGGATACCTATTCCGTGGCCAAGAAGATGGAGGCCCTGCTCATGCGCCACAAACTGCGCGACGAGATCAAGATCCGCCAGGGCGCGCAACTCGTGAGCGCCAACATCGACTTCGAATACCTGAAAAGGGATCTCGGCCTGTCCTGA
- a CDS encoding putative bifunctional diguanylate cyclase/phosphodiesterase has translation MSGGPPGGVPADTVQPATAGDMLDSLPGPVFLLDGAGRVVTANTASAALFEASPALFAPGTDFRHACRAILQPAQADAACVGVREVAARRQPIFLSEVCVQHGEQHLWFALRAAPVHGLDKGAVVTLTEITRQKQLEEHLQHDAFHDCLTGLCNRAFFINRLEQAIAGSRIHPGRQFAVLYLDIDRFKLVNKTFGHVTGDRLLMVAANRLLKAARDGDTLARFGGDEFAVLVEDVGGAEGAVAAAERIVSRIAPPFTLRKQQISITVSIGVVLGAISYTHPDDILRDADTAMYSSKEHGGNHYTVFEAGMRISTARRMEMELDLCTALQSGEITVYYQPIVSLLSGKITGFEALARWRHPRYGMIPPLEFIPVAEESNLINVLGDLVLRLACERLMDLSKKFPDAADMSMNVNISARQFRQPCFVDGVRRILDETGVAPGRICLEVTESMLLENAASAQATMRALTELGIKVVIDDFGTGYSSLSYLQRFPFDSLKVDRSFVCSMTETRQNREIIRTIISMAENLGLKVVAEGVEMTEHRDMLMALRCEFAQGFLFSEPLDSEDLEAFLTNRNAENTLLA, from the coding sequence ATGAGCGGCGGGCCTCCTGGGGGCGTCCCTGCCGATACGGTCCAACCGGCCACCGCCGGGGACATGCTCGACAGCCTGCCCGGGCCGGTTTTTCTCCTCGACGGGGCGGGACGGGTGGTGACGGCCAACACCGCCAGCGCAGCCCTTTTCGAAGCCAGCCCGGCACTTTTTGCCCCAGGGACGGATTTCCGCCACGCCTGCCGCGCCATCCTCCAGCCCGCCCAGGCCGATGCCGCTTGTGTCGGCGTGCGCGAGGTGGCCGCACGGCGGCAGCCCATTTTCCTCTCCGAAGTCTGCGTCCAGCACGGGGAACAGCACCTCTGGTTCGCCTTGCGGGCCGCCCCGGTACACGGCCTCGACAAAGGGGCCGTGGTCACCCTGACCGAGATCACCAGGCAAAAACAACTGGAGGAGCACCTCCAGCACGACGCCTTCCACGACTGCCTGACCGGCCTGTGCAACCGGGCGTTTTTCATCAACCGCCTGGAGCAGGCCATCGCAGGCAGCCGAATTCATCCCGGACGGCAATTCGCGGTCCTGTACCTGGACATCGACCGTTTCAAGCTGGTCAACAAAACCTTCGGGCATGTGACCGGCGACCGGCTGCTCATGGTGGCGGCCAACCGCCTGCTCAAGGCGGCCCGGGACGGGGACACCCTGGCCCGCTTCGGGGGGGACGAGTTCGCCGTCCTGGTGGAGGACGTGGGGGGGGCGGAAGGGGCCGTGGCCGCCGCCGAGCGCATCGTATCCAGGATTGCGCCGCCGTTTACCCTGCGCAAGCAGCAAATCTCCATCACCGTCAGCATTGGGGTGGTGCTTGGCGCCATCTCCTACACCCACCCCGACGACATCCTGCGCGATGCCGACACCGCCATGTACAGCTCCAAGGAGCACGGCGGGAACCACTACACGGTCTTCGAAGCGGGCATGCGGATCAGCACGGCCCGGCGCATGGAAATGGAGCTCGACCTGTGTACGGCCCTGCAATCCGGGGAAATCACGGTCTATTACCAGCCCATCGTCTCCCTGTTGTCCGGAAAGATCACCGGGTTCGAGGCCCTGGCCCGGTGGCGGCATCCCCGCTACGGCATGATCCCGCCGCTTGAGTTCATCCCCGTGGCCGAGGAGTCGAACCTGATCAACGTACTGGGGGACTTGGTCCTGCGCCTGGCCTGCGAGCGGCTCATGGATCTCTCGAAAAAATTTCCCGACGCCGCAGACATGAGCATGAACGTCAATATTTCGGCGCGGCAATTCCGGCAGCCCTGTTTCGTGGACGGGGTGCGTCGAATTCTGGACGAGACAGGGGTGGCCCCCGGACGCATCTGTCTGGAGGTAACGGAAAGCATGCTCCTTGAGAACGCCGCGTCCGCCCAGGCCACCATGCGCGCCCTGACGGAACTGGGCATCAAGGTGGTCATCGACGACTTCGGCACGGGATATTCGTCGCTGAGCTATCTGCAGCGTTTTCCCTTCGACTCCTTGAAGGTGGATCGCTCTTTCGTGTGCTCCATGACCGAAACCCGGCAGAACCGGGAGATCATCCGCACCATCATCTCCATGGCGGAGAATCTGGGGCTCAAGGTGGTGGCGGAAGGGGTGGAGATGACCGAGCATCGGGACATGCTGATGGCCTTGCGGTGCGAATTCGCCCAGGGTTTTCTTTTTTCCGAGCCCCTGGATTCCGAGGATCTGGAGGCGTTTTTAACAAACAGGAACGCCGAGAACACCTTACTCGCCTGA
- a CDS encoding helix-turn-helix domain-containing protein, whose product MDEPHVEKAAIKKRLVAIIHGIIRDRGLTQGRAAMLMGVSQPRISDAVCGKVEKFTIDALVEMLTRAGCRVEITPCRGEPSQG is encoded by the coding sequence TTGGACGAGCCCCACGTCGAAAAGGCGGCCATCAAAAAACGGCTGGTAGCCATCATCCACGGCATCATCCGGGACAGGGGACTGACTCAGGGCCGGGCCGCCATGCTCATGGGGGTGAGCCAGCCACGCATCAGCGACGCCGTGTGCGGCAAAGTGGAAAAATTTACCATTGACGCCTTGGTGGAAATGCTGACTAGGGCCGGTTGCCGTGTTGAAATCACGCCATGCCGGGGTGAGCCGTCCCAGGGGTGA
- a CDS encoding tetratricopeptide repeat protein — protein MQTPIRHSTTIQQAGGSGRESAIFSTSSTRPRAILAAVVFVMGFLLVPLAGLAAVSGQTGQTGQPVAEPGGSGSPIPAIGTAAPAVSPEGPPHAFLRLELKKTAPLSGAVRTGGAVSFMATAHSGDDPAPLPGYVFRWESDAGAKFLDPEGPSGNTAVFTRPGPQKVWVTALAPVDGLLEPVAVSEPLEMDVAGPLFRLSIDPREPRVGEEIRASVKDFPVREDVDFRWAALPRNATLVNVGEKEITFYLHDGKPAEVAVSARMPLAGKDLGRVAAEVTARPYPVEVSNKGLVGPRPVIWKDGSGPEEIDAVPEGGAVLLRADVNPMPGNPPLAFTWRLPPGTRLEAGESGRQVKVACDRVGDYKAVVEIRDSRDLLVGRGEGAFSATVSKADMDLARQNAAQTAKLTAEAVRLWNRGEVEQAVDMASKAAAMNPKSVDAAGEYRRMAADRERLLDLLHRAGEHLSRDEFAKTAGLLDEAGRINGQYGGISGLERRMGERKDTLAKVDALMASSGQAWNAGDVEGAVRAVQSALALDPGHEAALAQRARLVDGRDKIIAGLKEAAVFLEKKQFESAASALAGVRGINEKFPPFREMDAAVAKRRENAWQADQLLARARELWTAGDMDAALGALSDILKADPEHAGARAAKQQTAQAREVVLKNVDQAKAFLAQNHPDEALAALSRAKGVNPAYAPVREIETAVAERKNRAGRIRDLTAKARQDAAKGDLDAALASVENILALDPADGFAKPERVRLAGLREETRGAMRLAEGLAASGRHGKALETLAAASAKAPGYPPLAAQKARIAEMAGASQKKASGVLAEASARLSRGDFSGTLAALAGLEGVNGVSAADDRKAKELARAAKAGQDKATTAQAAKASADAAKAAAPAAGQGQKKARCDELFRRADSRRGKGEHAAAIKDYQEIVTTCPDYCTAYNNIGASLFTLGYARESLPWFEEARKCDPGEKLFADNVALTTRLATNPSGQKTPASSRPDCSGAFDQAEKLRAKGDLAGAVRDYRKVVEACPDYCAAYNNIGLALNTLGHVKESLPWFEEAYRCNPKEALFQDNIHITTKQMQQASRDRPPGT, from the coding sequence ATGCAAACCCCCATACGCCACAGCACCACAATCCAGCAGGCGGGAGGCTCCGGCCGGGAGTCGGCCATTTTCTCCACGTCGTCGACGCGCCCCCGGGCCATCCTGGCGGCAGTTGTTTTTGTCATGGGTTTTCTGCTGGTTCCCCTGGCCGGGCTGGCCGCCGTTTCCGGGCAGACCGGGCAGACCGGGCAGCCAGTGGCCGAACCCGGCGGCTCCGGCAGTCCAATCCCCGCCATCGGGACGGCCGCTCCGGCCGTCTCCCCGGAGGGGCCGCCGCATGCCTTTTTGCGCCTGGAACTGAAAAAAACCGCGCCCCTGTCCGGCGCCGTGCGCACCGGCGGGGCCGTGTCCTTCATGGCCACGGCGCATTCCGGGGATGATCCCGCCCCCCTGCCGGGCTATGTCTTTCGTTGGGAATCCGACGCCGGGGCCAAGTTTCTCGACCCTGAAGGGCCAAGCGGCAACACGGCGGTCTTTACCCGTCCGGGGCCGCAGAAGGTCTGGGTGACGGCCCTGGCCCCGGTGGACGGACTGCTTGAGCCCGTGGCTGTGTCCGAGCCCCTGGAGATGGATGTGGCGGGGCCGCTTTTCCGGCTGTCCATCGATCCCCGGGAACCCCGGGTCGGCGAGGAGATCCGGGCCTCGGTCAAGGACTTTCCGGTTCGCGAGGATGTGGATTTCCGCTGGGCGGCCCTGCCGCGAAACGCCACCCTGGTCAACGTGGGGGAGAAGGAGATCACCTTTTACCTGCATGACGGCAAACCGGCCGAGGTGGCCGTGTCGGCCAGGATGCCCCTGGCCGGGAAGGATCTGGGCCGGGTGGCGGCCGAGGTGACGGCCAGGCCGTATCCGGTGGAGGTCTCCAACAAGGGCTTGGTGGGGCCGCGCCCGGTGATCTGGAAGGACGGCTCCGGGCCCGAGGAGATTGATGCCGTACCCGAGGGCGGGGCGGTGCTCCTGCGCGCGGACGTAAATCCCATGCCCGGCAATCCCCCGTTGGCGTTCACCTGGCGTCTGCCGCCGGGCACGCGCCTGGAGGCCGGGGAGTCCGGGCGGCAGGTCAAGGTCGCCTGCGACCGGGTGGGAGACTACAAGGCCGTGGTGGAGATCCGGGACAGCCGGGATCTTTTGGTTGGCCGTGGGGAAGGGGCCTTTTCCGCGACCGTTTCCAAGGCCGACATGGACCTGGCCAGGCAAAACGCGGCCCAGACCGCCAAACTCACGGCCGAGGCCGTGCGGCTGTGGAACCGGGGCGAGGTGGAGCAGGCCGTGGACATGGCCTCCAAGGCTGCGGCCATGAACCCCAAAAGCGTGGACGCGGCCGGGGAATACCGGCGCATGGCCGCCGACCGGGAACGGCTTTTGGATCTCCTGCACCGGGCCGGGGAGCATCTGTCCCGCGACGAATTCGCCAAGACCGCCGGACTGTTGGACGAAGCCGGGCGTATCAACGGCCAATACGGCGGCATCTCCGGCCTGGAGCGGCGCATGGGCGAGCGCAAGGACACGCTGGCCAAGGTGGACGCCCTTATGGCCTCCTCCGGGCAAGCCTGGAACGCCGGGGACGTGGAGGGCGCGGTGCGCGCGGTCCAGTCCGCCCTGGCCCTGGACCCCGGGCACGAGGCAGCCCTGGCCCAGCGGGCGCGCCTGGTGGACGGACGGGACAAGATCATCGCCGGGCTTAAGGAAGCCGCCGTATTTCTGGAGAAAAAGCAGTTTGAGAGCGCGGCCTCGGCCCTGGCCGGAGTTCGGGGGATCAATGAAAAATTTCCCCCCTTTCGGGAGATGGACGCGGCCGTGGCCAAGCGTCGGGAAAATGCCTGGCAGGCGGACCAGCTTCTGGCCAGGGCCAGGGAACTGTGGACCGCCGGGGACATGGACGCCGCCCTGGGCGCGCTGTCGGACATCCTGAAGGCCGACCCGGAGCACGCCGGGGCGAGGGCCGCCAAACAACAGACGGCCCAGGCCCGGGAAGTGGTGCTCAAAAACGTGGATCAGGCCAAGGCCTTTCTGGCCCAGAACCATCCCGACGAGGCCCTGGCCGCCCTCTCCCGGGCCAAGGGGGTCAATCCGGCCTATGCCCCTGTGCGCGAGATCGAGACGGCCGTGGCCGAACGTAAAAACCGGGCCGGACGTATCCGCGACCTGACGGCCAAGGCCCGGCAGGACGCCGCCAAGGGCGATCTGGATGCGGCCCTGGCCAGCGTGGAAAACATCCTGGCCCTGGACCCGGCCGACGGGTTCGCCAAGCCGGAACGGGTCCGACTGGCCGGACTTCGCGAAGAAACGCGCGGGGCCATGCGCCTGGCCGAGGGCCTTGCCGCATCGGGCCGACACGGCAAGGCCCTGGAGACGTTGGCGGCGGCCTCGGCCAAGGCCCCTGGGTATCCGCCCCTTGCCGCCCAGAAGGCCAGGATAGCCGAAATGGCCGGGGCCTCGCAGAAAAAGGCCTCCGGGGTGCTGGCCGAGGCCTCGGCCAGGCTGTCGCGGGGGGATTTTTCCGGAACCCTGGCCGCCTTGGCCGGACTCGAGGGCGTCAACGGGGTTTCCGCCGCCGATGACCGCAAGGCCAAGGAACTGGCCCGGGCCGCCAAGGCCGGCCAGGACAAGGCCACGACCGCCCAGGCCGCGAAGGCCAGCGCCGACGCCGCCAAGGCTGCCGCTCCGGCTGCCGGGCAGGGACAGAAAAAGGCGCGCTGCGACGAACTGTTCCGCCGGGCGGACTCCCGCCGGGGCAAGGGGGAGCACGCGGCGGCCATCAAGGACTACCAGGAGATCGTGACCACCTGTCCGGACTATTGCACGGCGTACAACAACATCGGGGCTTCGCTTTTTACCCTGGGGTACGCCCGGGAATCCCTGCCCTGGTTCGAAGAGGCCCGTAAGTGCGATCCCGGCGAGAAGCTTTTCGCGGACAATGTGGCCCTGACCACGCGGCTGGCGACGAATCCCTCCGGTCAAAAAACGCCCGCATCCAGCCGCCCCGACTGCTCCGGGGCCTTCGATCAGGCGGAAAAGCTGCGGGCCAAGGGGGATCTGGCCGGGGCCGTGCGCGACTACCGCAAGGTGGTGGAGGCCTGTCCGGACTATTGCGCGGCCTACAACAACATCGGCCTGGCCTTGAACACCCTCGGCCACGTCAAGGAGTCACTGCCCTGGTTCGAGGAGGCCTACCGCTGCAATCCCAAGGAGGCCCTGTTTCAGGACAATATCCACATCACCACCAAGCAGATGCAGCAGGCCAGCCGGGACAGGCCCCCCGGGACGTGA
- a CDS encoding chemotaxis protein codes for MAQTNILLESGTNELEIVEFFLDESLPSGAKYTGYYGVNVAKVLEIIRLPKVTEMPQTPHPCVMGTFNLRNKVVPLVDLCAWLGKEKYPSDADKVVVTEFNNIVNAFLVSGVNRIHRLSWERIDPPNRQVSVFSGESVTGVVRMEDRVLFILDMEKIIGDLNPSLALRELDEKTFVEERRELPDKDMVFRVLVADDSGTIRNMMVKSLERAGFEVTAAINGRDAWDALSRIKESAVAENKPLLELMHVVISDIEMPAMDGHSLTKRIKEDPVLCQLPVILFSSLITESLRHKGLAVGADEQVSKPDMKILAEKARELAYNNLVAKQR; via the coding sequence ATGGCGCAGACAAACATCCTCCTTGAATCCGGCACCAACGAGCTCGAGATCGTCGAGTTTTTTTTGGATGAAAGCCTGCCCTCCGGCGCCAAATACACCGGATACTACGGCGTCAACGTGGCCAAGGTGCTGGAGATCATCCGGTTGCCCAAGGTCACGGAGATGCCCCAGACCCCGCATCCGTGCGTCATGGGCACCTTCAATCTGCGCAACAAGGTCGTGCCCCTGGTGGATTTGTGCGCGTGGCTTGGCAAGGAAAAATATCCGAGCGACGCCGACAAGGTGGTGGTCACGGAGTTCAACAACATCGTCAACGCCTTCCTGGTCTCCGGGGTCAACCGCATCCATCGCCTGAGCTGGGAGCGTATCGATCCGCCGAACCGGCAGGTCAGCGTCTTTTCCGGCGAGAGCGTCACCGGCGTGGTGCGCATGGAGGACCGGGTTTTATTTATCCTGGACATGGAAAAGATCATCGGGGACTTGAACCCAAGCCTGGCCCTGCGCGAACTTGACGAAAAGACGTTCGTGGAGGAACGCCGGGAACTCCCGGACAAGGACATGGTCTTCCGGGTTCTGGTGGCCGACGATTCCGGCACCATCCGCAACATGATGGTCAAATCCCTGGAACGGGCGGGCTTCGAGGTCACGGCGGCCATCAACGGCCGCGATGCCTGGGATGCCTTGAGCCGGATCAAGGAATCGGCCGTGGCCGAGAACAAACCCCTGCTCGAACTGATGCATGTGGTCATTTCCGACATCGAGATGCCGGCCATGGACGGGCACAGCCTGACCAAGCGCATCAAGGAGGATCCGGTCCTGTGTCAACTGCCGGTGATTCTTTTCTCCTCGCTCATCACCGAAAGCCTGCGCCACAAAGGCCTCGCCGTGGGCGCTGACGAGCAGGTCTCCAAGCCGGACATGAAAATTCTGGCCGAAAAGGCCCGGGAACTGGCCTACAACAACCTCGTCGCGAAGCAGCGCTAG
- a CDS encoding CBS domain-containing protein codes for MAVLKRQIKEICSPEVLGVPPDSPVTDAIALMRDHSISSIMILAGKRPVGIFTERTVVRYAATRGLDFSGLIIRDLMSSPVLSVTGDTFIHEALNLMAHSKIRHLVVTDGAGLATGMLTQSNLIENLGNDPYMEVKPIDQIMSRIVFTVPPDLPFERALGEMADKSLSCIVVATDETPLGILTERDVLRLAAQGRIPAHLTAGQVMRSPILAVPPSTSVAEAAGIMRQRNVRRLLVSNGHARIQGLVTQSNVIKALESNYIQTLKEVIRDKEVELMTAYRNLREKTVYLDNIMRSAMDMGIVAANIDFCINYYNPAAERLLGVSSRETVGKHIWEVHQMAGVPLERLSKGFQAIHQNTTHSFLLERPEANAARCIEAQVSGIRDDQDRLSGYVLMLRDVTERVKAEEIIRHLAYHDPLTDLPNRTLFHDRLAVELKRARRHNTLLAMVVLDLDRFKEVNDTLGHLAGDELLRLLAGRFRQGLRESDTVGRMGGDEFTFLLPDMASREHAAGITAKIRDMVEQPFLIEGRTITLSASMGLAVHPQDGDDAETLFKMADDDMYRNKRVDCRRQERIP; via the coding sequence ATGGCCGTACTCAAGCGCCAGATCAAGGAAATCTGCTCCCCCGAGGTTCTGGGGGTTCCGCCCGATTCCCCGGTGACGGACGCCATCGCGCTCATGCGCGATCACAGCATCTCCAGCATCATGATCCTGGCGGGCAAACGGCCCGTGGGAATTTTCACGGAACGCACCGTGGTCCGCTATGCGGCCACCCGGGGCCTGGACTTTTCCGGGCTGATCATCCGCGATCTCATGAGCTCCCCGGTTTTGTCGGTCACCGGCGACACGTTTATCCATGAGGCCTTAAACCTCATGGCCCACAGCAAGATCCGGCATCTGGTGGTGACGGACGGGGCCGGACTGGCCACAGGCATGCTCACCCAGTCCAATCTGATCGAAAATCTCGGCAACGACCCCTACATGGAGGTCAAGCCCATCGACCAGATCATGTCCCGCATCGTCTTCACCGTCCCCCCCGACCTTCCCTTCGAACGCGCCCTGGGGGAAATGGCCGATAAATCCTTAAGCTGCATTGTCGTGGCCACGGACGAGACGCCCCTGGGCATCCTGACCGAACGCGACGTGCTGCGGCTGGCGGCGCAGGGCCGCATCCCGGCCCATCTGACGGCGGGCCAGGTGATGCGCAGCCCTATTCTGGCCGTACCGCCGTCCACCTCCGTGGCCGAGGCCGCCGGCATCATGCGCCAGCGCAATGTGCGGCGGCTTCTGGTATCCAACGGGCATGCCCGCATCCAGGGGCTGGTCACCCAGTCCAACGTGATCAAGGCCCTGGAAAGCAACTACATCCAGACCCTCAAAGAGGTCATCCGGGACAAGGAGGTGGAGCTCATGACCGCCTACCGCAATCTCCGGGAAAAGACCGTCTACCTCGACAACATCATGCGCTCGGCCATGGATATGGGGATTGTGGCCGCGAACATCGATTTCTGCATCAACTATTACAATCCGGCGGCCGAACGCCTGCTGGGGGTATCCTCCCGGGAGACCGTGGGCAAACACATCTGGGAGGTGCACCAGATGGCGGGCGTGCCCCTGGAACGTCTCTCCAAGGGCTTTCAGGCCATCCATCAAAACACCACGCACTCCTTTCTCCTCGAACGGCCCGAAGCGAACGCCGCGCGCTGCATCGAGGCCCAGGTCTCGGGCATCCGGGACGACCAGGATCGCCTCAGCGGCTACGTGCTCATGCTGCGCGACGTGACCGAACGGGTCAAGGCCGAGGAGATCATCCGGCACCTGGCCTACCACGACCCCCTGACCGATCTGCCCAACCGCACCCTCTTTCATGATCGCCTGGCCGTGGAGCTCAAGCGCGCCAGACGCCACAACACCCTTTTGGCCATGGTGGTTCTGGACCTGGACCGCTTCAAGGAGGTCAACGACACGCTGGGGCACCTGGCCGGGGACGAACTGTTGCGGCTTTTAGCCGGGCGGTTCCGGCAGGGCCTGCGCGAAAGCGACACCGTGGGGCGCATGGGCGGCGACGAATTCACCTTTCTCTTGCCCGACATGGCCAGCCGGGAACACGCCGCAGGGATTACCGCCAAAATCCGGGACATGGTGGAACAACCTTTTCTTATCGAGGGACGCACGATCACCCTGAGCGCCAGCATGGGGCTGGCCGTGCATCCCCAGGACGGCGACGACGCCGAGACCCTGTTCAAGATGGCCGACGACGACATGTACCGCAACAAGCGCGTCGACTGTAGACGCCAGGAGAGAATCCCATGA
- a CDS encoding ferredoxin: MAIEIDQDACMGCEACVETCPDVFEMNADGDKAQVKDPDSDADCVDEAIDSCPAEAISRA; this comes from the coding sequence ATGGCCATTGAGATCGATCAGGATGCATGCATGGGCTGTGAGGCCTGCGTCGAGACCTGCCCGGACGTGTTTGAGATGAATGCCGACGGCGACAAGGCCCAGGTGAAAGATCCCGATTCCGATGCCGATTGCGTGGACGAGGCCATTGACTCCTGTCCCGCCGAGGCGATTTCCCGCGCCTAG